The following nucleotide sequence is from Dichotomicrobium thermohalophilum.
CCGCTCATCGCCCTGACCGCCGTCATGCGCAAACTCATCACCATTGCCAACGCCAAACTGCGCGATCACGCCATGCTCAAAACATGGTAGATCCAACTAAGAGGCACGTCGCTGGATTGCGTCGTCGCGTTCGCGCCGGCCTGCGGCTCCGCTTCGCTCGCAATGACCTTATTCGGGCGACTCGCTAATTCTTCGAGATAAGCGGCAGGTTGAACAGCAGGTTCTGCGGCTTCATCTTCAGGCGCTTGTCCGGCGTCATAGCCATGGCCAGGTGGATCGGCTGGCCGCGCGCCTGCTCCAGAACAACGGTCTCATCCGGGATCCTCATATCGAAGAGGGCGATGATCCGCGCTTCAGCGTCCGGCTCCAGCGTTTCGCCGCGATAAAGCGCGTTCAAAAGCGCCGTGGCCTGCGTGTCCAGCCCGATATGCCAGCGCCAGTCCTCGTTCTGGATTGCCGTGCGCGGCTGAACGCGGACCTCGACCTTCAGGAAGTGGCGGATCCAAGCCTCGACCACGCGGGCGAAAGCGTCGATGGCCGGCTGGCCGAAACGGAAATCGACCACGAAGTCGAATTGCTCCGAGCGCTCCCAGTATTGATCCTGGTTCTGCTCGCCGAGCACGTCCATCTCGACCTGCCCGCCCCGCGACAACTCCGCCAGCACGAGTTGACCCGGCGCGCCGGACTGCGCGCGCATCTCGACGATCTCCTGATCCGCGAGCATAACCCGGCCCTCGTCGACATTGACGTTCTGGTCCCGGAAGAAAATCTCGGCTGCGCGCAGCCGGAAAGGATCGTCACAGTCACGCAGGATGTGCCGCAGGGTCAGATGCGCCATCTGATCGAGAAACAGCGGCGGCACATTCACCTGCCCGCTCGTGAACAGCGAGAGATAAGCGCCCTCCACCGTGCCCGACTCGGTCAGATGCTCGCGAAAGCGCAGGACCGCACGGTAGTTCTCGCGCGCGTCCGGGTCGGCCATCGCCTCCAGCTCAGCCTCGCTGACATTCCGGAACGGGTCCTCCATCAGCGCCTCGAAGAGACGGCGCTCGGCATCACACGATTCCTCGATTGGGTGGATCTCCGGGCGCAGATAGTACGCGCGCAGGTAGTCCGGCGTAACGCGCAGCCAGCCCTGCGCGTCCGGCTCGGTCAGATGCAGGCCGGCAGAGCGCCAGAAATCCCTACCCGTCATCGCTCTCGATACCCCAGATCTGCGTGGGGACCAGCGGCGCACTCTGCGGCTGGTCGATCTTGCGGAACGACTCCTCGATCTCGCCCGCCTCGTTGACGCTTCGCGACACCGCGAAGATGACGCCCGGGCGTACCTCGGCGCAGAGGTCGCTGATGAAGGCCGTTTCCTCGCGCGCGGCTTCGAGGGCAGCGGCGAGGTTCGGCGCGCCGTATTCGCTGAGCAGATGGCGCGCAAGCACGCTCTCGGCCGCTTCGAGCTGCTCCGGCGTGATCGTTGCGGCAACGACGAAGGTCGAGCGGCCGAACGAGCTAAGACCCAGAAACCCGTTCGCAAAAGCCTGCCGTTCCTTGCCGATCAGTGCATCCGGGGGCAGGTCCGCGAAGGCGAAAGCGCCGGAAATCGCCCACTCGCCCGGTTGCGCGGCCTGAGGAAAGACGTTGTCGTCGGAATTGTCGAAGCGAATCGTGCGCGCGAACTTCATTGCAGCGCCGTCTCCTCCGGCCAGCGCGCGGCGGCGTCCAGCAGACGCAACGAGACATGCTTGCCGTCATCCCGCTTGAGAATGAGGTTGCCGTGCTCGTCCAGTCCAACGAAAGCGCCCGTCACCCCAGCGCCGCCACCGGCATCGGCAAACGTCCGCTCTCGGTGGTCGGCGCGCTGTTCCCAGGCGTTGTGGATAGGCGCGAAGCCCTCGGTGTTCCAGGTGTCGAGCCAGGTCAGGAAGTGGCGGGAATAGGATTCGATGAGCTGTTCGGCTGTAAGCTCCGGGCAGCCCTCCTCGGCCATCGTGGTCACGCTCGGATCGTTGCCCGGTTCCGGCTCGCCCGGACGCTGCGTCAGACGCACCTCAAGCCCTAGGGCGAGCCACTGCGGGACGCTGTCCTCGGTGGCAGCCCGGTCCACCGCGACACTGACCTGCGCGACTGCCCCGTCATTGGCATAAATCAGGCCCGGCCAGCCGAAGGTGATGGCGACCTTGGGCGGGGCAAGCGCGGCGAGACAGTCTCCGCAAGCCACCACGCCGAGCGGGACCATCTCCAGCGCCCGCGTCAGCGGGACATCCGGCTCCAGCACGATAGCCAGGCCCGCATGCGCCTCTTCCAGGCTCCAAATCACGTCGCCGGCACCGAAGCGCCCGGCCGCAGCGCCCTCGCACGCCACGCGCATCGGCGGCTCGGTGGCGGGGAAAGGATGGCCGGTCAGAAGCGGCGGAAACTCGATCTCCGTGTGCACCATGCTGGTAAGGGCCCTGAGTCGCTATTTCACGTCGATCTCGGTTTCGACCACGTGCTCCAGATCGGTCCCCTCGGCGGTCAGCGTCATGCGGAGCTTGAGCTTGTCGCCGGTCTTACCCGCGCGCACAAG
It contains:
- a CDS encoding DUF6494 family protein, coding for MDEDRLNMAIRKFLKEVGVTSQREIEELVRAGKTGDKLKLRMTLTAEGTDLEHVVETEIDVK
- a CDS encoding DUF6352 family protein: MTGRDFWRSAGLHLTEPDAQGWLRVTPDYLRAYYLRPEIHPIEESCDAERRLFEALMEDPFRNVSEAELEAMADPDARENYRAVLRFREHLTESGTVEGAYLSLFTSGQVNVPPLFLDQMAHLTLRHILRDCDDPFRLRAAEIFFRDQNVNVDEGRVMLADQEIVEMRAQSGAPGQLVLAELSRGGQVEMDVLGEQNQDQYWERSEQFDFVVDFRFGQPAIDAFARVVEAWIRHFLKVEVRVQPRTAIQNEDWRWHIGLDTQATALLNALYRGETLEPDAEARIIALFDMRIPDETVVLEQARGQPIHLAMAMTPDKRLKMKPQNLLFNLPLISKN
- a CDS encoding biotin/lipoate--protein ligase family protein, producing MVHTEIEFPPLLTGHPFPATEPPMRVACEGAAAGRFGAGDVIWSLEEAHAGLAIVLEPDVPLTRALEMVPLGVVACGDCLAALAPPKVAITFGWPGLIYANDGAVAQVSVAVDRAATEDSVPQWLALGLEVRLTQRPGEPEPGNDPSVTTMAEEGCPELTAEQLIESYSRHFLTWLDTWNTEGFAPIHNAWEQRADHRERTFADAGGGAGVTGAFVGLDEHGNLILKRDDGKHVSLRLLDAAARWPEETALQ
- a CDS encoding DUF6505 family protein, producing MKFARTIRFDNSDDNVFPQAAQPGEWAISGAFAFADLPPDALIGKERQAFANGFLGLSSFGRSTFVVAATITPEQLEAAESVLARHLLSEYGAPNLAAALEAAREETAFISDLCAEVRPGVIFAVSRSVNEAGEIEESFRKIDQPQSAPLVPTQIWGIESDDG